A portion of the Chaetodon trifascialis isolate fChaTrf1 chromosome 7, fChaTrf1.hap1, whole genome shotgun sequence genome contains these proteins:
- the vwde gene encoding von Willebrand factor D and EGF domain-containing protein, whose amino-acid sequence MRLDTVWRLLPCVVFLLRHAMHAQTVLPPECAPGGHSILQNPYRSTTFSSSWLQQSSLQDFICDHSLTPGWYQFQIFDKPASMPTRCVEVNHCGTQAPVWLSLGEGESLPGPLEVRQLTACAAWQFFPSSSTDCCMFRIPVTVRNCGDFYVYLLQPTQGCMGYCAQEMSDTSPTASLTCGPDEVNVDGTCKTKQPPTPSEPVVVSEVTGNSVYLKCSFGSSSNSSLGYVVAWSRLSPEGRKEELKQETTIQTSAFIELDGFNLRLGDKIYCSSSSFFLDSPDVRSTSVESQEFFAGIRLRPEVSGVSEDGRLYELVVESTVPVPCLEESSTSTGQCTLSLQLSTGSKDEGLLGADLSLSSCVVGLSRGPCRDGVCSRALIHFSPVTDFVKDGNRTTQISVKSIVTQNFLWSGYSPEPVQITVTDVPSAYCYSFTDPHIITFDGRRYENYQIGTFVLYRSSFWPFEVHVRQWECGSVEHAASCVCGFVVRDGGDVIAFDMCSGEMGETKPHLSVKNRDLSKSGIRITESYQGRKVTMTFSSGAFVRADVSDWGMSLTLRAPGSDRGHTEGLCGTYDGQPDNDFHTAGGATLEDVHTFISEWRLPPAGSLFDTGPSHLSTLSPRKYCNCQAEPRLTSPRARSQPATSSDSICSHYSNVRLLSVIPSLDVTAEYISSVELLRGEGHERQLLPPGQSNQNIQDRGGDAQPHGPSSQHQRRRGRQHTHHYVSDPLHQSLSQSDLEGFTYFFPEDHEATLQPDSSPKWPTPSGLTEQQARTQCQQTVANSSIALGCRRLLDESVISHVVAMCVSDLQLKDELSWLNATLPLLENECERRLVEERRREEEYQDVLAVLRCPNLCNWNGQCSEWGCVCFPGFGSYDCSLLSDQIPEITELEKEGLCDVRQGDCSAVQVYGHGFKDSYELKCEFVKEKFVDGDWVLDEPQFVLAIFLDVTALECQLPLEDSRAPAGLDVEAVMNRPLARWQIKVSNDGYSYSNAKILTLYDGACQICSLNTEVLCTLREKTCNIDGSCFSEGESSPSSPCLTCRPDSSKHTWSIAEKNDPPVLQSMPFRLRSFQGEDFIYQLQARDPEGSPVLFALESGPEGASLSPAGLLTWKATAETTDTHTFHFTVTDDCNAETRASTQVTVLSCECLNGASCVTNVNLPAGSGGYLCACLDGFRGERCEVNVDDCKPNPCRLGRCIDGPNSFSCICPPGMTGRTCREDVDECVSQPCFPGVVCNNTLGSFICGVCPRGYSGDGKDCARNSDSPLKEAATTPARVLPVSLRPKPSSPSPCSRRPCHPGVQCFESIHVSAGFVCGPCPPGLRGNGRACTPTGQGTVASGADGHINVIKSNSSKEMMPTSSSSSSSSSPTSPRRPPDRRTRPEDSISSTRRVSSSDRRTTAAPQNQTAGRVFAPAVHRPPPSRVDLNPDLTTRIKWGSPSHHVTCADSPCFPGVPCEPTVTGSFRCGRCPYGFTGDGVSCKAVCRYQCGRNMECTLPNTCTCKEGYTGYSCHIAVCRPDCKNQGKCVKPDVCECPAGYSGPTCEEASCEPPCQHGGTCLARNLCTCPYGYVGPRCEIMVCNRHCENGGECVSPDVCKCKPGWYGPTCHSALCNPVCLNGGTCIKPNICACPSGFYGSQCQIAVCSPPCKNGGQCMRNNVCSCPEGYTGKRCQKSVCEPMCMNKGKCVGPNTCSCASGWRGRRCSIPVCLQKCKNGGECLGPNTCHCPTGWEGLQCQTPVCRQRCLNGGRCVLPDYCHCRRGFKGLTCAVKASQA is encoded by the exons ATGAGACTTGATACAGTTTGGAGACTTCTCCCGTGCGTCGTGTTCCTGCTTCGTCACGCAATGCACGCACAAACAG TTCTCCCTCCAGAGTGTGCGCCGGGTGGCCACTCCATCCTCCAGAACCCCTACCGCAGCACCACCTTCAGCTCCAGCTGGCTGCAGCAGTCGTCCCTGCAGGACTTCATCTGCGACCACTCCCTCACTCCAGGCTGGTACCAGTTTCAGATTTTTGACAAGCCGGCGAGCATGCCCACCCGGTGTGTGGAG GTGAACCACTGTGGGACCCAGGCCCCCGTGTGGCTGTCCCTGGGTGAGGGTGAGTCCCTGCCGGGGCCCCTGGAGGTCAGGCAGCTGACGGCCTGCGCTGCCTGGCAGTTCTTCCCAAGCAGCAGCACGGACTGCTGCATGTTCCGCATCCCGGTCACCGTCCGCAACTGTGGAGACTTCTATGTTTACCTGCTCCAGCCGACACAGGGATGCATGGGGTACTGCGCACAGG AGATGTCGGACACTTCACCCACGGCGTCCCTGACCTGCGGCCCTGACGAGGTGAACGTCGATGGAACATGTAAAA CAAAGCAGCCTCCCACTCCATCTGAACCAGTGGTCGTCTCGgaggtgacaggaaacagcGTCTACCTGAAGTGCAGTTTTGGGAGCAGCTCCAACAGCTCATTGGGATATGTGGTGGCCTGGTCCCGCCTGTCACCTGAGGGCAGGAAAGAGGAGCTCAAACAGGAGACCACCATCCAGACCTCCGCCTTTATCGAGCTGGACGGCTTCAACCTCCGTCTGGGGGACAAG ATTtactgctccagctccagtttCTTCTTGGACTCGCCTGACGTCCGCAGCACTTCAGTGGAAAGTCAGGAGTTCTTTGCAGGGATCCGG CTTCGACCTGAGGTGAGCGGTGTGTCTGAGGATGGGAGGCTGTATGAGCTGGTGGTTGAGAGCACAGTCCCTGTCCCATGTCTGGAGGAGTCCTCCACCTCGACAGGACAGTgcactctgtctctgcagctcagcacaggCAGCAAAG ATGAGGGTCTTTTGGGCGCAGATCTGTCCCTGTCCTCCTGTGTGGTGGGTCTGTCCCGGGGCCCCTGCAGGGACGGGGTTTGTAGTCGAGCTCTGATCCACTTCAGCCCGGTCACTGACTTTGTCAAAGACGGCAACAGGACAACGCAGATCTCTGTCAAATCCATCGTCACGCAGAATTTTCTCTGGAGCGGATACTCACCAGAACCTGTTCAG ATAACAGTGACGGACGTGCCCTCAGCCTACTGCTACTCGTTCACTGATCCtcacatcatcacatttgaTGGCAG GCGCTATGAGAACTACCAAATAGGGACCTTTGTGTTGTACAGGAGCAGTTTTTGGCCGTTTGAGGTCCACGTCCGTCAGTGGGAGTGCGGCAGCGTGGAGCACGCCGCCTCGTGTGTGTGCGGCTTTGTGGTGAGGGACGGCGGTGATGTCATCGCTTTTGACATGTGCAGCGGAGAAATGGGAGAAACCAAGCCGCACCTGTCTGTGAAGAACAGAGACTTGAGCAAGAGCGGCATTCGCATCACCGAGTCCTACCAGGGACGCAAAGTCACG ATGACCTTCTCGTCGGGGGCGTTTGTTCGAGCAGACGTGTCTGACTGGGGAATGAGTCTGACACTGAGGGCTCCCGGTTCAGACCGGGGCCACACTGAGGGCCTGTGTGGGACCTACGACGGACAGCCAGACAACGACTTCCACACAGCAGGGGGCGCCACACTGGAGGATGTGCACACTTTCATCTCTGAATGGAG acTCCCTCCAGCCGGCAGCCTGTTTGACACCGGGCCATCTCATCTGAGCACTCTGAGCCCCCGCAAGTACTGTAACTGTCAGGCAGAGCCCCGGCTCACGTCCCCCCGAGCCCGGTCTCAGCCAGCCACCTCCTCCGACTCCATCTGCTCTCATTATAGCAACGTGCGCCTCCTCAGTGTCATTCCCTCTCTGGACGTCACAGCTGAGTACATCAGCTCAGTGGAACTGCTCAGAGGTGAAGGACATGAAAGACAGCTGCTGCCTCCAGGCCAGTCCAACCAAAACATCCAGGATCGAGGAGGTGACGCTCAGCCTCACGGACCTTCATCTCAACACCAGAGACGCAGAGGCAGGCAGCACACCCATCACTACGTTTCTGATCCTCTGCACCAAAGTCTGAGCCAGTCGGATCTGGAAGGCTTCACCTACTTCTTCCCAGAGGACCACGAAGCAACGCTTCAACCAGACTCTTCCCCAAAGTGGCCCACGCCTTCTGGACTGACCGAGCAGCAGGCCAGGACTCAGTGCCAGCAGACTGTGGCAAACTCCAGCATCGCGTTAGGTTGCAGGCGCCTGTTAGATGAGTCAGTAATTAGCCATGTGGTGGCTATGTGTGTTAGCGACCTACAGCTGAAGGATGAGCTGTCATGGCTGAACGCAACATTACCGCTGCTGGAAAACGAGTGTGAGAGGaggctggtggaggagaggaggagggaagaagagtACCAGGATGTTCTGGCCGTCCTCAGGTGTCCCAATCTGTGCAACTGGAACGGCCAGTGCTCAGAGTGGGGGTGTGTCTGCTTCCCAGGATTTGGCTCATATGactgcagtctgctgtctg ACCAGATCCCAGAGATCactgagctggagaaggagggaCTGTGTGACGTGCGACAGGGAGACTGCTCCGCCGTCCAGGTCTACGGTCACGGCTTCAAAGACTCCTACGAGCTCAAGTGTGAGTTTGTCAAAGAAAAG TTTGTGGACGGGGACTGGGTTCTGGACGAGCCCCAGTTTGTCCTGGCCATCTTTCTGGATGTGACGGCTCTGGAGTGCCAGCTCCCCCTGGAGGACAGCCGGGCTCCTGCAGGCCTGGATGTGGAAGCGGTGATGAACAGACCGCTGGCCCGCTGGCAGATCAAA GTGTCCAATGATGGCTACAGCTACAGCAACGCCAAGATACTGACTCTGTATGATGGAGCCTGCCAGATCTGCAGCCTCAACACTGAAGTCCTCTGTACCCTGAGG GAGAAAACCTGCAACATTGACGGCTCGTGTTTCAGCGAGGGGGAGTCCAGTCCCAGCAGCCCTTGCCTCACATGCCGCCCGGACTCGTCCAAACACACGTGGTCGATAGCGGAGA AGAACGACCCTCCGGTGCTCCAGTCGATGCCCTTTCGTCTCCGGTCCTTCCAGGGAGAGGATTTCATCTACCAGCTCCAAGCTCGGGACCCTGAGGGCTCGCCGGTGCTCTTCGCCCTGGAATCGGGTCCTGAAGGTGCATCTCTGTCTCCGGCCGGCCTGCTGACGTGGAAGGCCACGGCTGAAACTACGGACACCCACACCTTCCATTTTACTGTGACGGACGACTGTAACGCTGAGACCAGAGCCTCCACACAG GTGACTGTGCTCTCCTGCGAGTGTCTGAATGGAGCTTCCTGTGTGACCAACGTCAACCTCCCTGCCGGCAGCGGGGGGTACCTGTGCGCGTGCCTGGATGGATTTAGAGGTGAAAGGTGCGAGGTGAATGTTGATGACTGTAAGCCGAACCCCTGCAGACTGGGCCGCTGCATTGACGGCCCCAACTCCTTCTCCTGCATCTGCCCACCAGGAATGACAG GCCGTACATGCAGAGAAGACGTAGACGAGTGCGTCTCCCAGCCTTGTTTCCCTGGAGTCGTCTGTAACAACACGCTGGGCTCCTTCATCTGTGGAGTCTGTCCACGAGGATACAGCGGCGACGGGAAAGACTGCGCTC GTAACAGCGACTCCCCGCTCAAAGAAGCAGCGACCACACCAGCGAGAGTGCTGCCGGTTTCCCTGAGGCCCAAACCCTCGAGCCCGTCACCGTGCTCCAGACGCCCGTGTCACCCAGGGGTCCAGTGCTTTGAGAGCATCCACGTCTCAGCTGGCTTCGTCTGTGGACCCTGTCCTCCCGGTCTCCGTGGAAACGGACGTGCGTGCACTCCGACAG GTCAGGGGACAGTCGCCAGTGGAGCAGATGGTCATATTAACGTCATCAAATCAAATTCCAGCAAGGAAATGAtgcccacctcctcctcttcctcctcttcatcgtctcCTACCTCACCCAGACGACCCCCTGACAGGAGGACGAGACCAGAAGACTCCATCTCCAGTACCAGGAGAGTTTCCTCCAGTGACAGAAGGACCACCGCAGCGCCGCAGAATCAGACGGCAGGCAGAGTGTTCGCCCCCGCCGTCCACAGACCTCCACCCAGCAGGGTGGATCTGAACCCTGACCTCACCACCAGGATCAAATGGGGGTCGCCGTCTCACCACGTGACCTGTGCTGACTCTCCCTGCTTCCCCGGCGTTCCCTGTGAGCCCACCGTCACTGGGTCCTTCAGGTGTGGACGCTGCCCGTACGGGTTCACTGGAGATGGAGTCTCGTGTAAAG CTGTGTGCAGGTATCAGTGTGGGAGGAACATGGAGTGCACTCTGCCAAACACCTGCACCTGTAAGGAAGGCTACACCGGCTACAGCTGTCACATTG CTGTCTGTCGTCCTGACTGCAAGAACCAGGGGAAGTGTGTGAAGCCCGATGTGTGCGAATGTCCTGCAGGCTACAGTGGGCCCACCTGTGAGGAAG CGAGCTGCGAGCCGCCTTGTCAGCATGGAGGCACCTGCCTGGCCAGGAATCTGTGTACCTGCCCCTACGGCTACGTGGGACCCAGATGTGAAATCA TGGTGTGTAACAGGCACTGTGAAAACGGAGGCGAATGTGTTTCTCCTGATGTCTGCAAATGCAAGCCCGGCTGGTACGGACCCACGTGTCATTCAG CTCTCTGTAACCCAGTCTGTCTGAATGGAGGAACCTGCATCAAGCCCAACATCTGTGCTTGTCCCAGTGGCTTCTACGGCTCTCAGTGTCAGATAG ctgtgtgcagcCCTCCTTGTAAGAATGGAGGTCAGTGTATGAGGAACAACGTGTGCTCCTGCCCTGAAGGCTACACAGGAAAAAGGTGCCAAAAGA gtgtgtgtgagccaatgtgcatgaacaaaggcaagTGTGTGGGACCCAACACATGCTCCTGTGCGtcaggatggagagggaggaggtgcagcATAC CTGTCTGCCTGCAGAAGTGTAAAAATGGCGGCGAGTGTTTGGGACCAAACACCTGCCACTGTCCCACCGGCTGGGAGGGTCTCCAGTGTCAAACAC CGGTCTGTAGGCAGCGGTGCCTGAACGGAGGCAGGTGTGTCCTTCCTGACTACTGTCACTGTCGGAGAGGCTTCAAGGGCCTCACCTGCGCAGTAAAG GCATCACAAGCGTGA
- the tmem106ba gene encoding transmembrane protein 106Ba, with amino-acid sequence MGKSQSHLAKHKDESQDALTADGEYRDSQTEEDGKNGDVSQFPYVEFTGRDSVTCPTCQGTGRIPRGQENQLVALIPYSDQRLRPSRTKLYVTISVALCLLLSGLAVFFLFPRSIDVSYVGVKSAYVSYDLDKRIVYLNITSTLNITNNNYYAISVTNITAQVQFSKTVIGKTKFNNSSVIIPLDERQIDYTVPTTIADEMSYMFDYCTLSTIKVHNIVVMMQVTVTTSYFGHTEQVSQEMYQYVDCGGNTTSLHGHVQVYQ; translated from the exons ATGGGCAAGTCCCAGTCACACTTGGCTAAGCACAAGGACGAGAGTCAGGACGCGCTAACGGCTGATGGCGAGTACAGAGACAGTCAAACAGAGGAGGATGGGAAGAACGGAGACGTGTCTCAGTTCCCCTACGTGGAGTTCACCGGACGGGACAGCGTCACATGCCCCACGTGTCAGGGCACCGGCAGAATCCCAAGAG GCCAAGAGAATCAGCTTGTGGCTCTGATTCCATACAGCGACCAAAGGCTCAGGCCAAGCAGGAC aaAGCTGTATGTCACGATATCAGTGGCACtgtgcctgctgctgtctggcctCGCGGTTTTCTTCCTGTTCCCTCGCTCTATTGATGTCTCCTATGTAGGAGTGAAGTCTGCCTACGTCTCCTATGACCTGGACAAACGAATTGTCTATCTCAATattaca AGCACTCTGAATATCACCAATAACAACTACTATGCCATATCTGTGACCAACATCACAGCTCAAGTACAGTTCTCCAAGACGGTGATAGGCAAGACCAAGTTCAACAACAGCTCGGTGATCATACCGCTGGATGAACGGCAG ATTGACTACACAGTTCCCACCACCATCGCTGATGAGATGAGTTATATGTT cgaCTACTGCACCTTGTCAACCATTAAAGTTCACAATATAGTGGTCATGATGCA GGTGACGGTGACGACGTCCTACTTTGGCCACACGGAGCAGGTCTCCCAGGAGATGTACCAGTATGTGGACTGTGGGGGTAACACCACCTCCTTGCATGGGCATGTGCAGGTTTACCAGTAA
- the seraf gene encoding von Willebrand factor D and EGF domain-containing protein, with amino-acid sequence MSFVGPGSTVLLASLAVLVGLCSARSDAPRGVAVGFVFDPKAKCEPPCEHAGICIRNNTCFCSKGYEGETCQYANCYPKCKNGGSCLRPGKCRCPPGYGGRYCHKVTCEGGCWNGGECTAVNGVAKCICPSSWTGSKCQEAICPQGCRNGGVCVAPGICSCPEGWLGGACHTAVCTQPCVNGGKCISPNKCRCRPPFSGPRCEERKNVH; translated from the exons ATGAGTTTCGTGGGTCCCGGTTCAACGGTTCTCTTAGCCTCCTTGGCGGTTCTTGTCGGCTTGTGCTCCGCGCGCTCGGACGCGCCCCGGGGAGTCGCGGTCGGGTTCGTTTTTGATCCCAAAGCGAAGTGCGAACCTCCGTGCGAACACGCAGGAATCTGCATCCGCAACAACACATGCTTCTGCTCCAAAGGCTATGAGGGAGAGACCTGCCAGTATG CCAACTGTTATCCCAAATGTAAGAATGGAGGATCGTGTCTTCGCCCTGGAAAATGCAGATGTCCTCCTGGATATGGAGGAAGATACTGTCACAAAG TGACCTGCGAGGGGGGATGCTGGAACGGAGGGGAATGCACCGCCGTCAATGGAGTGGCCAAGTGCATCTGCCCCTCCAGCTGGACCGGCTCGAAATGCCAAGAGG CGATCTGTCCCCAAGGCTGCAGGAACGGCGGCGTCTGCGTGGCTCCAGGAATCTGCAGCTGTCCGGAGGGATGGCTGGGTGGCGCCTGCCATACTG CTGTGTGCACTCAGCCCTGCGTGAATGGAGGGAAGTGTATTTCTCCCAACAAATGCCGCTGTCGCCCCCCTTTCTCCGGCCCTCGCTGCGAAGAGAGGAAAAACGTCCACTAG